The Agromyces mariniharenae sequence GATATCCGTGCGTGCGCGTGCCACCCAGCGCGAGTCGCCACGGGGGGACGCGACCGAGCGGCCGAACCTTGGGGGAAGAGCCAGTGGCCGATGGTGCCCGCACTGCGGCGACGACGCCGAGGGTCCTGCACCTCGACCACACGACGGTCCCCGGCGGCGCCGAGTTCGCGCTCGTCCGGATGCTGCGTGCCGGTGCGCCGTGGGCCCCGGCCGTCATGCTCGCGCCCACCGACGACGGGCTCGGCGTCTACGCGGACATCCCCGACGAGGTGCCGCGCCGAGTCGTCGGCGTGCGGCAGCCCGCGGGCGTGAGCTCCGGCGGTCCCGGCCTCCAGGTCGTCGCTGCGCTCCGGCTCGTCGCGCAGGCGATCGCGACCCGCCTGCATCGCGGCTTCGACCGCGCAGAGGTCGTCGACGCGAACACCGCCCGCGCCGCGGCCTACGGCGCGCTGGCCGCCTGGACGTCGCGAGTGCCGTTCGTCGTGCACCTCCGCGACATGGTCGACGCCGAGGCGCTCGGCCGCACGGGCCATCTCCTCATGACGCGGTTCGTGCTCCCGCGCGCCGACGGCGTCGTCAGCGACACCAACCCGCCGCTCGACTCGGCTCGTCCGTACCTGCGATCCGACGCGGTCGCGCGCGTCATCCCGAGCGCGTCCGGACTCCGGCTGCGCGCCGCGCCGCCGGCGCGCACCGAGGGCGCCCTGCGCGTCGGCATGCTCGCCAGGATCGACCCCTGGAAGGGCCAGCTCGTGCTGCTCGAGGCCTTCGCCGAGGCGTTCGCCGGCACCGATGCGCGCGTCGAGTTCGCCGGCTCGGCGCCGTTCGGCCATGACGACTTCCTCGGCGCGCTGCAGGATCGCGCGACCGAGCTCGGGATCGCCGACCGGGTGGTGTTCCACGGGCACGTCGACGACGTCGATGCGCTCATCGACGCGTGGGACGTGGCCGTGCAGGCGTCGACCCGTCCCGAGCCCCTCGGCCAGAACGTGCTGCAGTACCTCGCCTCCGGTCGCGCCGTGGTCGTGGCCGACGAGGGCGGGCCGCTCGAGTGGGTCCACGACGACGTGAACGGCCTGCGGTTCGCGGCGCGCGACGTGCAGTCCCTCGCCGAGGTGCTGCGCCGACTCGGGGAGAGCCCCGCCCTGCGGGAGCGGCTCGGGGCGGCGGCGGCGGCGACGCCCGGGCTCCTCGACGACTCGGCCGTGGCCGAGGCGCACGCCGTGTTCTACCGTGAGGTGCTCGAGGCCGTACGACAGCGGTCGCGAGCGTCGGCTGCGATCAGCGCAGCGGAGCCGGCATGAGCGCCCCGTTCACGGTGCTCGTCGTCTGCACCGGAAACATGAACCGGTCGGCGCTCGGGCACGTGCTGCTCGACACGTGGGCGGGGTGGTACCTGCCGACCGAGGCCACGGGCGAGGTGCGCATCACGAGTGCGGGACTGCGCGCCCCCGAGGGCTCGACCATGGGCCGGCGCTCCAAGGTCATCGCCGAGGCGCTCGGCGCCGACGGATCGGCGCACCGGGCTCGGCAGATCTCCGAGGCCGCGATCCGCGACGCCGACCTGGTGCTGGTCTCGTCGGCGCGGCAGCGCGACGACGTGCTCGGGCTCGTCCCCGGGGCGCTCCGGTCGACGTTCACGATCCGGGAGGCCGGACGCATCGCCGACCTGCTCGAGGCCTCGGCCGCGCCGACGACGGCCGAGGAGATGCGGGCACGGGTCGCGAAGCTCGCCGAGAACCGCGCCATGGCACCCGGCACGGGCGATGACGACGACATCGTCGACCCGCAGGGCAGGGACGACGACGACTACCGGCTGATGGCGCGCCAGGAGGTCCCCGCGCTCACCTCGATCGCCGGGCTCCTGTTCGGGATGCCCGAGGGCGAGGCCGCCGCCTACGCCGAGGCGGTCGAGGCGGCTCGGTTCGGGCTCGAGGGCGAACCCGAACCGGCGGCGAGCGACGGCGAGCGGCCTCGAGGCCGCCGCCAGGCCTGAGAGACCCCGGCCTCGGCCGAGGCACCGCCTTCGCCTCAGTGCCCGTCGCCCTGCGGCGGCAGCGTCGCGACCAGCGGGTGGTCGAAGTCGAGCGCCCCGACCTTCGCGGCACCGCCCGGCGAGCCGAGCGCCTGGCCCGAGGGGGTCGACACGTCGAAGAACTCGACGTTGGCCGTGTAGTAGTCGGCCCACTCCTCGGGGAGGTCGTCCTCGTAGTAGATCGCCTCGACGGGGCACACGGGCTCGCAGGCGCCGCAGTCCACGCACTCGTCGGGGTGGATGTAGAGCGAGCGTTCACCCTCGTAGATGCAGTCGACGGGGCACTCGTCGATGCAGGCCCGATCCTTGACGTCGACACAGGGCAGGGCGATGACGTACGTCACGAGGCGACCAGGGCGCCGGCGCGGGAGATCTCCACCTGCTCGTCACGGGGCACGACCTTCACGCGCTCGCGTTCGACGCCCTCGAAGGCCTCGCCGAGGCCGCGTTCGTGCCCGTCCAGCTCGAGCCAGCCGGCCCAGGTCGTGTAGCGGATGCCGCGGGCCTCGAGCAGCTCGAGCACCTCGTCGCCCCCGGCGGCCTCGACGAGCGTCGCGGGGAGCGCGCCCGCCGCGGCATCCGCGAGCAGGTTCGTGATCGTCTCGAGCGCGTCGCCCTTGGTGTGGCCGATGAGGCCCACGGGACCGCGCTTGATCCAGCCCGTGGCGTAGACGCCCGGGAGGTGGGCGCCCGCGGCATCCGTCACCCGGCCGCCGTCGTTCGGGATGACGGCGCTGCGCTCGTCGAACGGGACGCCCGGGACCGGCGAGCTCGCGTAGCCGACCGCGCGGTAGACGGCCTGCACGGGCACGTCGACGAACTCGCCCGTGCCCGCGACGCTGCCGTCGCCGACGGGGCGCGTGCGCTCGAACCGGACGCCCTCGACGCGCCCGTCGCCGAGCACTTCGACCGGGTTGTACAGGAAGTGCAGGTGCAGGCGACGCGACGCCGTGCGGGTGGTCTCCGGAGTGGGGCGCCACCCGTTCAGCGTGCGGGTCATGACCTTCACCTGGTTGTTCGACGCGTGCAGCTGCTCGGCGTGCGGGTCGCCGGCCGCGCGCTCGAAGTCCTCGTCGTAGACGATCACGTCGACGTCGGGCACCTCGCCGAGCTCGCGCAGCTCGATCGGCGTGAACTTCACGTGGCCCGGGCCGCGGCGGCCGAACACATGCACGTCGGTCACGGGCGACGCCTCGAGGCCCGCCACGACGTTCGCGGGGACGTCCGTCGTGAGCAGGTCCTTCGGGTGCTTCGCGAGCACGCGGGCGACGTCGAGCGCGACGTTGCCGTTGCCGATCACCGCGATCTGCTCCGCCTCGAGCGGCCACTCGCGGGGCACGTCGGGGTGCCCGTCGTACCAGGCCACGAGGTCGGCGGCGCCGTAGGACCCGGGCAGGTCGATGCCGGGGATGTCGAGGGGGGCGTCCTTCAGCGCGCCGGTCGCGAAGACGACGGCGTCGTAGCGCTCGCGGAGCTCCTCGACGGTCACGTCGCGGCCCACCTCGACGTTGCCGATGAGCCGGATCGTGCCCGCGTCGAGCATCTCGTGCAGCGAGTTCACGATGCCCTTGATGCGCGGGTGGTCGGGCGCGACGCCGTAGCGGATCAGGCCGTAGGGCGCCGGCAGCGACTCGAACAGGTCGATGGCGACCTCGCCGCCCGCCTCCGTGACCTGGCGGTGGAGGATGTTGCCGGCGTAGATGCCGGCGGGGCCGGCTCCGACGATCGCGACGCGAAGGGAGAGGGTCATGGGGACATGGCCTTTCGAGGGTGATCCGGGGAGTCGGTCGGGGGAAGGGGTCAGTCGTCGGCGAGCTCGGCCGTGGCGGCGGCGGTGAGGGCGTCCGGTGCATAGGGGCTCAGGGTCACGACGTCGCCGACCACGACGACGGCGGGCGAGCGGATGCCGCGACGCGCGGCCTGCAGCGCGATCGTGTCGAGCGTGCCGATCGTGACCCGCTGGCGCGGTCCGTAGCCGTCCTCGATGATCGCGACGGGGCAGTCGCCGCCGCGCTCGCCGCGGGCGAGGGTGATCGCGGAGTTCGCGAGCGTGCCGATGCCCATGAGCAGCACCACGGTGTGGTCGCGGCCGCCGCCGAGGGCCCGGATCTGGTCGTGGCCGGTGACGACGGT is a genomic window containing:
- the fdxA gene encoding ferredoxin; its protein translation is MTYVIALPCVDVKDRACIDECPVDCIYEGERSLYIHPDECVDCGACEPVCPVEAIYYEDDLPEEWADYYTANVEFFDVSTPSGQALGSPGGAAKVGALDFDHPLVATLPPQGDGH
- a CDS encoding glycosyltransferase is translated as MADGARTAATTPRVLHLDHTTVPGGAEFALVRMLRAGAPWAPAVMLAPTDDGLGVYADIPDEVPRRVVGVRQPAGVSSGGPGLQVVAALRLVAQAIATRLHRGFDRAEVVDANTARAAAYGALAAWTSRVPFVVHLRDMVDAEALGRTGHLLMTRFVLPRADGVVSDTNPPLDSARPYLRSDAVARVIPSASGLRLRAAPPARTEGALRVGMLARIDPWKGQLVLLEAFAEAFAGTDARVEFAGSAPFGHDDFLGALQDRATELGIADRVVFHGHVDDVDALIDAWDVAVQASTRPEPLGQNVLQYLASGRAVVVADEGGPLEWVHDDVNGLRFAARDVQSLAEVLRRLGESPALRERLGAAAAATPGLLDDSAVAEAHAVFYREVLEAVRQRSRASAAISAAEPA
- a CDS encoding FAD-dependent oxidoreductase, with translation MTLSLRVAIVGAGPAGIYAGNILHRQVTEAGGEVAIDLFESLPAPYGLIRYGVAPDHPRIKGIVNSLHEMLDAGTIRLIGNVEVGRDVTVEELRERYDAVVFATGALKDAPLDIPGIDLPGSYGAADLVAWYDGHPDVPREWPLEAEQIAVIGNGNVALDVARVLAKHPKDLLTTDVPANVVAGLEASPVTDVHVFGRRGPGHVKFTPIELRELGEVPDVDVIVYDEDFERAAGDPHAEQLHASNNQVKVMTRTLNGWRPTPETTRTASRRLHLHFLYNPVEVLGDGRVEGVRFERTRPVGDGSVAGTGEFVDVPVQAVYRAVGYASSPVPGVPFDERSAVIPNDGGRVTDAAGAHLPGVYATGWIKRGPVGLIGHTKGDALETITNLLADAAAGALPATLVEAAGGDEVLELLEARGIRYTTWAGWLELDGHERGLGEAFEGVERERVKVVPRDEQVEISRAGALVAS